CACCAGTGCGGATTCGGCTGGGAGTGAGTTCGCCGCTGTCGGCTGTGAGAAAGGCTCTGAGGTCTCTCCCTGTGAGCACTGAGGTTTTGAAAAGATGCTGATCTCCTTagttttattcttatttttgccTCCTCCCTTTCCAGCCACTCCCTCCGTCCCCAACCCACAACCTCTTAAAGAGGAAATTCAATGATGTTGACAGTTAAGGGCGGGGATGGGAACTTCTGATAGCTGAGGGCTTGATGCGCTGATCACGAGAAAGCGCAGCCTGGCACCTCCTGGGGAGTGCCCCTGCGCAGATGaactgcctggctgcagcatcgggggggtgggggggtgggtggtgtgAGCCACGTGGAGGTGGTGCCCATGGGGGAAACGCACGAGTGGGACAGCGGGGAAGAGCCTGGCTTCCAGACTCGGGACGGGGTTCGGTTAGCGATTAAGAAGagtggaggcagcagcatcttcctccGCGCGGGGCTGCACCCTGCCGGCCAGGTCTCAGACCAGGCAGTACAGTCTCCCTTGCGGCTCCGTGTGTTATGGGTGGAGAACCTGAGCGTGGAGAGGAGGGTGGGAACGGATGCCCGCCAGTTAACAGCAGAGGTGGAAAGAGAAGCACCACATCCAGTGCTCCCTTTGCAAGTTTCGTTTCTTCCTGTGGGCATCTGCTGGGGAGATGAGATGGTTAATGaccatgcttttgcttttttttggctTGAACTTGGGCCTTTTCCTGGTGTTTGCGTTGCAAGGAGATGGTAGCGTCTTGGTTCTCTGTGTGGCGTCTGTAGCATCATTGCTGGGGTGGTTCTCGTCActggaggctgggagcagcgaCCCAGTGGGATGTGGTCACTGCGTGtcctccctgccaggctgggcagaggccAGCAGTGCCGCAGGGTGCGGCTGGCAAAGGGAGgcggccagggctgctgcaaagctggggaaagctcTCCCGTGCATGCTTTCCCCTTCCAGGGGGGTGTTCTATTCCAGAGCTGAGACCCTGGATGCACTTCCACCTGCGCCTGGGCGCAGAGATAAGGCCAGGTGGCCCAGGGAGAGCCCAGGTCTTGGCCAAACTGCACCAGGCAGTCTGGAAACGGGCTCTCTTACTgccgcagggctgcagggattGCCCAGGGTCGTGCAAAAGCGTCCCATTGGACAAGGCATGGGCACTTTGCTCGTGGCTGTCTCTGATTGCATCCctggttttttcttccccctctttgGTTCTTCTGGAGCTTGCTGCAGCCAGCGCAAGCAGCCCCTgcggtgtggctggagcaccgTGCGCAGGCAGCGCAGCGGAGGAGCGCAAACctgggagggggcggggggtgtcAGCAGGTTGCCCACACAACACAGATGGACATGGGAAACTCGCTGCTCACAGAGAGGCTGTTGCGCCTCTTTGTTTTCCCCACTAACTGTTGTTGTGGTGTCTTGCAGGCACAGAAGAATAAGGCAGGATGGATGTCTATGACCCTCAGATGCTGAATGTCGTGCTCTTTGGAGGTCTGATGGTGGTATCAGCCATCGGGATCTTCCTGGTGTTCACCTTCATGGAGAAGGTCCTCCGTCCTTCTGAGGAAGCCTTGGCCAAGCAAGGCAAAGGGCTTAAGAAGactcagcagaaggaaaaagagaaaaagaagaaagaggaagctgttgagaaaaaaggaaaaggaaagaaaaatcaagagaaaCCTAATGGACAGGTCCCAGAGGCGCACCAAAGTGCTCCAGTGGTCAGCTCTGTCACcctaaagaaaagcaatgttcTTCCAGCCCATGAGGAGCAGAAGCATAATGGACCTGTCAAGAAGGTGGCTGCATCCAAGAAGAAGAGCGAGCCAGGTAAGGCCAAGTTCCTCTGCATATATCCCCGTCGGGTAAGCCGGCAGAGGGATCGGAGAAGGGCTGGAGTCATCTCGTTCCCTTAGCAAAGAGCTGGAACGAACCTGCCTGGTGAAAGGCAGGAGACGACCTTGCTGCTCTGCATCACTGGCACCGCTGCGTGGAGCGACAGTCCCCCAGCGAGGCTGTGTCACAATGGAGTCCAGCTTCTGATGCCCACCACGTCTCTGCTCCCTGGCTTTAGCAAAGCGTGCCCAGCTCCGTCTGGAATCGATCAGTGTGATGGAGGGCGGTGGCAGGGCGGCAGGAGCAGtagcagagccaggcagaggtggcagctggcTCAGGGAACGCTTGTCTGTGGTGAGCGCCGTCCCCAGCGCTCGTCACGTTGCTTTCAGTTAGAGAGGTATCAAACTTGGCTGTGGACATCTGGGCGGTTGCTGGCATGAAATGGCAGTTATGGGGTTGAAGTCAACTGAGGCGATGCTACTCAGCCCTGCCGTTGGCTCGAGCGCTCCCaacccctcctctctcctccccagcacctgcgGACTCGGATGGGCCCCTCCACCTGCCCTACAAGACGCTCGTGTCCACGGTCAGCAGCACGGTGTTCGGCGAGGGGGAGGCCCAGCGGCTCATCGAGATCCTGACGGAGAAAGCGGGCATCGTCCAGGACACCTGGCACGCGGTAGGGCTGCCAGCAGCGTCGCGTCCACCAGGGCTGGGCCAAGCCTCCGGGGGTGCGGAGGGGTGAAGGCAGCCCGTTTTCGGGCAGGCTGTCCCCCGAGGGGCAGCCTTAGAGACAGGAGCTGAATtttccctggggcagagggcaggACCCTGTGCGTGTGGGGTGGAGGGGTTGGATGCGGAGGTGGTGGTCCCCGCTGATGTGCCACCCTGCGCCGGCAGGCCAAGCAGAAGGGTGACCCTGTCACTGTCCTGAAACgccagctggaggagaaggagaagcagctcgCCACcaagcaggaggctgcagccgcTGCCAGAAACAGGGTGGAGG
The window above is part of the Falco biarmicus isolate bFalBia1 chromosome 16, bFalBia1.pri, whole genome shotgun sequence genome. Proteins encoded here:
- the LOC130159628 gene encoding ribosome-binding protein 1-like, giving the protein MDVYDPQMLNVVLFGGLMVVSAIGIFLVFTFMEKVLRPSEEALAKQGKGLKKTQQKEKEKKKKEEAVEKKGKGKKNQEKPNGQVPEAHQSAPVVSSVTLKKSNVLPAHEEQKHNGPVKKVAASKKKSEPAPADSDGPLHLPYKTLVSTVSSTVFGEGEAQRLIEILTEKAGIVQDTWHAAKQKGDPVTVLKRQLEEKEKQLATKQEAAAAARNRVEELSQELAAERAKATAVEGKLKEQLLAREQEMAAVQACVQASYQDHVSETQQLQGKIRTLQEQLENGPDTQLARLQQENSILSDAFCQIRSQMESKQNAEVARLQEWCGKLMNELSEKSEVLRQEEQLRKSWKMKVAALERQMEQLQEKLGKKKKRKNRGQAASELQERLKVTQDQLAKGRLKKCKEQLQETGEEDSLKEGTSV